One Catharus ustulatus isolate bCatUst1 chromosome 2, bCatUst1.pri.v2, whole genome shotgun sequence genomic window carries:
- the NUP98 gene encoding nuclear pore complex protein Nup98-Nup96: protein MFNKSFGTPFGGSTGFGTTSTFGQNAGFGTTSGGAFGTSAFGSANNTGSLFGSTQTKPGGLFGSTTFNQPATSSTSTGFGFGTSTGTSNSLFGTTSTGGSLFSSQNNAFAQNKPAGFGNFGTSTSSGGLFGTTNTTSNPFGSTSGSLFGPTSFTAAPTGTTIKFNPPTGTDTMVKSGVSTNINTKHQCITAMKEYESKSLEELRLEDYQANRKGPTNPVGAGATAGLFGSSTATSSTATGLFGSSTTNTGFSYGQNKTAFGTSTTGFGTGTTGGLFGQPSQTSSLFNKPFGQATTTQNTGFSFGGTSTLGQPNTNTMGLFGVTQPSQPGGLFGTAANTNAGTGFGTGTGLFGQANTGFGVGGSTLFGNKPAGFGATTTSAPSFGTTTGGGLFGFGANTAGNSLFGNKPATGTLGTGLGTGFGTALGAGQTSLFGNTQPKLGGTLGTGAFGAPGFNTSTATLGFGAPQPAVALTDPNASAAQQAVLQQHLNSLTYSPFGDSPLFRNPMSDPKKKEERLKPTNPAAQKALTTPTHYKLTPRPATRVRPKALQSAGSAKSQLFDGLDDDEPSLSNGAFMPKKSIKKLVLKNLSSSNLFSPVSRENEDLASPSEYPENGDRFFLSVPPEENHRQDGEREEEEEPHEVTRFYTNPIAKPIPQSLEGSGHKPPAVDDTIVALNMRAALRNGLEGSSEDASFQEDSLHEEWDKEAEPGQQLHPAGIVLTRAGYYTIPSLEELARLTNDRKECIVTDFTIGRRGYGSIYFEGEVNLTNLNLDEIVHIRRKEVIVYPDDERKPPIGEGLNRRAEVTLDGVWPTDKTSRCLIKSPERLAEMNYEGRLEAVSRRQGARFKEYRPETGSWVFKVAHFSKYGLQDSDEEEEDHPSKVDTKKLKTTPVPPPGHLPPQQMALNGKPAPPAQPLELEQLGRVVELDSDMADITQEPALEPLAEDTLAEEQEALPASTHIASSQGINPYVLQIMKASLLADDDDLDLILDYPGKHPVKMDTSQEICSPRLPISKSQGQKRHSVAGLLQSKFASVLSQAAGAAVADTKAPRPVGSPPAGALWSPLASAFAVPAALPEVPVRTVGARRQRGLVPLERSITYGKGKLLMDMGLFMGRSFRVGWGPNWTLVNCGDQLSGCSDVEDAQLEPVEYGFLPTPAAPKSLTESPFKVHVEKLSLEQWKMDRDKELYLTPLEIKLKHTTVHMDEPCPLLAPNPGVSAIHDYADWARKASEDPTMAETVVKHWCLAWTLCEAIWGKLKELEASLEEPSEYALALERRRAFSRWLSETAAARIEDEVALARHGSHVEAVFSCLTGKRIGEACRLAQQAGDHRLALLLSQLAGSQPVRDLLTLQLVDWHRLHSDRFMQEERLRLFALLAGKPVWQLSERISVNVCSLLDWKRCVAVHLWYLLPPTASISRALAMYEAAFQNTSECEKYACCPLPPYLEDSGCVIEEDDNGGRPLRDVCFHLLKLYSDRSYELDQLLDPRSVTSDPLDFRLSWHLWEVLRALNYCHLSQQSWGVLNSSYAAQLESEGLWEWAVFVMLHEPDAHIREQAVRELLSRHCALADTPESWAKETFLTQRLCVPPHWIHEAKAVRARMEGDKHKEALFLFKAGHWNQCHKLVVRHLASDAIINENYKYLKGFLEDLAPPERSALIQDWELAGLVYLDYIRVNEMLDRIQQLDVSTYELERLHTKVTSLCNRIEQLRCHNAKDRLAQSDMAKRVANVLRVVLSLQQGPEAGPEPAEPRVPLRLLAPHIGRLPMPEDYALEELRGLTQAYLRELALAAH, encoded by the exons cCCCCAACCGGCACGGACACCATGGTGAAGTCTGGCGTGAGCACCAACATCAACACCAAGCACCAGTGCATCACTGCCATGAAGGAGTACGAGAGCAAGTCCCTCGAG GAACTCCGTTTGGAAGATTACCAGGCAAACAGGAAAGGGCCCACGAATCCTGTAGGAGCAGGAGCAACTGCTGGCTTGTTTGGCTCTTCCACTGCCAcgtccagcacagccacaggacTCTTTGGCTCTTCCACCACCAATACAGGCTTTTCCTATGGACAGAATAAAACTGCTTTTGGAACCA GTACCACCGGCTTTGGCACCGGCACCACCGGGGGGCTCTTTGGGCAGCCGTCCCAGACCAGCAGCCTGTTCAACAAACCCTTTGGCCAGGCCACCACCACGCAGAACACCGGCTTCTCCTTCGGGGGCACCAGCACCCTGGGCCAGCCCAACACCAACACCATG GGTCTCTTTGGGGTCACCCAGCCCTCACAGCCTGGAGGCCTTTTTGGGACAGCTGCCAATACAAATGCTGGGACTGGATTTGGAACGGGAACTGGCCTTTTTGGACAAGCCAACACAGGGTTTGGTGTTGGTGGTTCG accCTGTTTGGGAACAAGCCTGCTGGATTTGGAGCCACCACCACCAGCGCTCCCTCGTTCGGTACCACCACGGGCGGGGGCCTCTTCG GTTTTGGTGCCAACACTGCTGGAAATAGCTTGTTTGGAAATAAGCCTGCAACTGGGACTCTGGGCACTGGACTTGGAACGGGGTTTGGAACAG ctctgggggcAGGACAGACATCCCTGTTTGGGAACACCCAGCCCAAGCTGGGGGGAACGCTGGGGACCGGAGCCTTCGGAGCGCCAGGATTCAACACCTCCACTGCCACCCTGGGCTTTGGGGCACCTCAGCCTGCTGTAG CTCTGACAGACCCCAAtgcctctgcagcccagcaagctgtcctccagcagcacctcaaCAGCCTGACCTACTCACCCTTTGGGGACTCCCCACTCTTCAGAAACCCCATGTCAGACCccaagaagaaggaagag AGGCTGAAGCCAACCAACCCAGCAGCCCAGAAGGCCTTGACCACCCCCACCCACTACAAGCTGACCCCCCGCCCTGCCACCCGAGTGCGGCCCAAGGCGCTGCAGTCGGCAGGCTCAGCCAAGTCCCAGCTCTTCGATGGGCTGGATGATGATGAGCCCTCCCTGTCCAATGGAGCCTTCATGCCAAA GAAGAGCATCAAGAAGCTGGTTCTGAAgaacctcagcagcagcaacctGTTCTCCCCCGTGAGCCGAGAGAACGAGGACCTGGCGTCGCCGTCGGAGTACCCGGAGAACGGGGACAG GTTCTTCCTGTCGGTGCCTCCCGAGGAGAACCACAGGCAGGACGGggagcgggaggaggaggaggagccgcACGAGGTGACGAGGTTTTACACCAACCCCATCGCCAAGCCCATCCCGCAGAGCCTGGAGGGCAGCGGGCACAAGCCCCCGGCCGTGGACGACACCATCGTGGCGCTCAACATGCGCGCGGCGCTGCGCAACgggctggagggcagcagcGAGGACGCCTCCTTCCAGGAGGACTCTCTGCATGAGGAGTGGGACAAGGAGGCcgagcctgggcagcagctgcaccctGCAG GCATTGTTCTGACACGAGCTGGCTACTACACCATCCCgtccctggaggagctggcgCGGCTGACCAACGACAGGAAGGAATGTATCGTGACAGACTTCACCATCGGCCGCAGGG GTTATGGATCAATTTACTTTGAAGGAGAAGTAAATCTAACAAACTTAAACCTCGATGAGATCGTACATATCCGGAGAAAAGAAGTTATTGTGTACCCTGACGACGAGAGAAAACCTCCCATTGGGGAAGGGTTAAACAG GCGAGCTGAGGTGACCCTGGACGGGGTGTGGCCCACGGACAAGACGTCGCGGTGCCTGATCAAGAGCCCCGAGCGGCTGGCGGAGATGAACTACGAGGGCCGGCTGGAGGCCGTGTCCCGCCGGCAGGGCGCGCGCTTCAAGGAGTACCGGCCCGAGACCGGCTCCTGGGTCTTCAAG GTAGCACACTTTTCCAAGTATGGCTTGCAAGATTcagatgaggaagaggaagatcaTCCTTCCAAAGTGGACACCAAGAAGTTAAAGACCACgcctgtgccacccccagggcacctgccaccccagcagatGGCTCTGAACGGCAAACCAGCGCCCCCAGCTCAG cccctggagctggagcagctgggcagggtggTGGAGCTGGACAGTGACATGGCAGACATCAcccaggagccagccctggagCCCCTGGCAGAGGACACCCTGGCCGAGGAGCAGGAGGCGCTGCCAGCATCCACACACATCGCATCCAGCCAGGGCATCAACCCCTACGTGCTGCAG ATCATGAAAGCTTCCTTGCTTGCTGATGACGACGACCTGGATTTGATCCTGGATTATCCTGGGAAGCATCCTGTCAAGATGGACACTTCCCAAGAGATCTGCTCCCCAAGGCTTCCCATTTCAAAATCACAAGGACAGAAAAGGCACTCAG TTGCCGGGCTGCTGCAATCCAAGTTTGCCAGTGTCCTTagccaggcagcaggagcagctgtggcagaCACCAAGGCCCCCAGGCCTGTGGGCAGTCCCCCCGCTGGAGCCCTGTGGTCCCCGCTGGCCTCGGCGTTCGCGGTGCCCGCGGCGCTGCCCGAGGTGCCGGTGAGGACGGTCGGGGCGCGCCGGCAGCGCGGGCTCGTCCCTCTGGAGAGATCCATCACCTACGGCAAGGGGAAGCTCCTGATGGACATGGGGCTCTTCATGGGCCGCTCGTTCCGCGTGGGCTGGGGACCCAACTGGACGCTGGTGAACTGTGGGGATCAGCTGAGCGGCTGCAGTGACGTGGAGGATGCTCAGTTGGAGCCCGTGGAATACGGATTCCTGCCGACTCCCGCCGCTCCCAAATC ACTCACAGAATCTCCTTTCAAAGTTCATGTGGAaaagctgagcctggagcaATGGAAGATGGACAGAGACAAGGAGCTGTATCTCACCCCTCTGGAGATAAAGCTGAAGCACACCACTGTCCATATGGATGAGCCTTGTCCTCTCCTGGCCCCCAACCCTGGAGTCTCTGCTATCCATGACTATGCTGACTGGGCCAGGAAAGCCTCTGAGGATCCCACTATGGCAGAGA ccgTGGTGAAGCACTGGTGCTTGGCCTGGACGCTGTGTGAGGCCATCTGGGGcaagctgaaggagctggaggccagcctggaggagcccagCGAGTACGCGCTGGCCCTGGAGCGCCGCCGGGCGTTCTCGCGCTGGCTGTCGGAGACGGCGGCCGCGCGCATCGAGGACGAGGTGGCGCTGGCCCGGCACGGCAGCCACGTGGAGGCTGTGTTCAGCTGCCTCACAGGGAAAAGGATTGGTGAGGcctgcaggctggcacagcaggcag gtgacCACCGGCTGGCGCTGCTGCTGTCGCAGCTGGCCGGGAGCCAGCCCGTGCGGGACCTGCTGACCCTGCAGCTCGTGGACTGGCACCGCCTGCACAGCGACCGCTTCATGCAGGAGGAGCGGCTGCGCCTGTTCGCGCTGCTGGCCGGGAAGCCG GTGTGGCAGCTCTCCGAGAGGATCAGTGTCAACGTGTGCTCGCTGCTGGACTGGAAGCGCTGCGTGGCCGTGCACCTGTGGTACCTGCTGCCCCCCACGGCCTCCATCTCCAGGGCTCTGGCCATGTACGAGGCAGCCTTCCAG AACACCTCAGAGTGTGAAAAATACGcctgctgccctctgcctcCTTACCTGGAAGATTCTGGGTGTGTCATTGAAGAAGATGACAATGGAGGAAGGCCCCTGAGAGATGTCTGCTTCCACTTGTTAAAGCTCTACAGTGACAG GTCCTATGAGCTGGACCAGCTGCTGGATCCCAGGAGTGTGACCTCGGACCCGCTGGATTTCCGCCTCAGCTGGCACCTGTGGGAGGTGCTGCGGGCCCTGAACTACTgccacctgtcccagcagagctggggggtgCTCAACAGCAGCTATGCTGCCCAGCTGGAGAGCGAGGGGCTCTGGGAGTGGGCCGTGTTCGTGATGCTGCACGAGCCTGACGCGCA tATCCGTGAGCAGGCCGTGCGGGAGCTGCTGAGCCGGCACTGTGCCCTGGCTGACACCCCCGAGTCCTGGGCCAAGGAGACTTTCCTGACACAGCGCCTCTGCGTCCCCCCACACTGGATCCACGAGGCCAAGGCGGTGCGGGCCAGGATGGAGGGGGACAAGCACAAAGAGGCCCTTTTCCTGTTCAAGGCTGGCCACTGGAACCAGTGCCACAAGCTGGTTGTCAGGCACTTGGCCTCAG ATGCAATTATCAATGAGAACTACAAGTACCTGAAGGGATTCCTGGAAGACCTGGCACCTCCGGAGCGCAGCGCGCTCATCCAggactgggagctggcagggctggtcTACCTCGACTACATCCGTGTGAATGAGATGCTGGACAGGATTCAGCAG CTGGACGTTTCCACCTACGAGCTGGAGCGGTTACACACCAAAGTGACGTCCCTGTGCAACAGGATAGAGCAGCTGCGGTGCCACAACGCCAAGGACCGCCTGGCTCAGTCAG ACATGGCGAAGCGCGTGGCCAACGTGCTGCGGGTggtgctgagcctgcagcagggccCCGAGGCGGGCCCCGAGCCGGCCGAGCCGCGCGTGCCCCTGCGCCTGCTGGCCCCGCACATCGGCCGCCTGCCCATGCCCGAGGACTACGCGCTGGAGGAGCTGCGCGGCCTCACCCAGGCCTACCTGCGCGAGCTGGCCCTGGCCGCGCACTGA